A genomic stretch from Cuculus canorus isolate bCucCan1 chromosome 30, bCucCan1.pri, whole genome shotgun sequence includes:
- the EVI5L gene encoding EVI5-like protein isoform X3: MASPAVSPDSSSHEALSSVNSAPACSPTSDSENLSPDELELLAKLEEQNRLLEADSKSMRSMNGSRRNSGSSLVSSSSASSNLSHLEEDTWILWGRIVNEWDEWRKKKEKLLKELIRKGIPHHFRAIVWQLLCSATDMPVKNQYSELLKMSSPCEKLIRRDIARTYPEHEFFKGQDSLGQEVLFNVMKAYSLVDREVGYCQGSAFIVGLLLMQMPEEEAFCVFVRLMQEYRLRELFKPSMAELGLCIYQFEYLLQEQLPELNIHFRSQSFLTSMYASSWFLTLFLTTFPLPVATRVFDIFMYEGLEIVFRVGMALLQFNQAELIQLDMEGMSQYFQKVIPHQFDSCPDKLILKAFQVKYNPKKMKRLEKEYAAIKNKEMEEQIEIKRLRTENRLLKQRIETLEKGQVTRAQEAEENYIIKRELAVVKQRCTSATENLQRAQTTIRQLQDQQGNPRFSEEFVTHLETELEQSRLRESETLGALKEMQDKVLDMEKRNSLLPDEDNVVRLQEELQALALREAEAVKSLTELQQQVKDLSESWQAGRAGGRWKDSPRRSNVNALQEAVVAARLREAQAQAELRALRQRVLQLETQGQIQRTVLGRAEQTCAGLREQLRVAAAQSKGLQAQLSESHRKHAEAQCKSKEEVMAVRLREADSMAALAEMRQRVAELEIQREEGRIQGQLNHSDAAQYIRQLKDHIDELKAEIRLLRGPLAFGAVGLGTRLGDEDSLGSSDEELPPFALTHGDIGDLGDMGDSSDSETEGAPTAP; encoded by the exons ATGGCGTCACCGGCCGTCAGCCCGGATTCCTCGTCCCATGAAGCCCTCTCATCAGTCAACTCTGCGCCGGCGTGTTCGCCCACCTCCGACTCGGAGAACCTCAGCCCGGatgagctggagctgctggcgaagctggaggagcagaaCCG GCTGCTGGAGGCCGACTCCAAGTCGATGCGCTCCATGAATGGCTCGCGAAGGAACAGCGGCTCCTCCTTGGtctccagctcctcagcctcctccaacCTCAGCCACCTCGAGGAGGACACCTGGATCCTCTGGGGCCGCATCGTCAACGAGTGGGATgagtggaggaagaagaaggagaagctTCTGAAG GAGCTCATCCGCAAAGGGATCCCCCACCATTTCCGTGCCATCGtctggcagctgctctgcagtgccaCCGACATGCCCGTCAAAAACCAATACTCGGAGCTGCTCAAGATGTCCTCGCCCTGCGAGAAGCTCATCCGACGGGACATCGCCCGCACCTACCCGGAGCACGAGTTCTTCAAGGGACAggacagcctgggccaggaAGTGCTCTTCAACGTCATGAAG GCCTATTCGCTGGTGGACCGGGAGGTCGGATACTGCCAGGGTAGCGCCTTCATCGTGGGACTGCTGCTCATGCAG ATGCCCGAAGAAGAGGCCTTCTGCGTGTTCGTCAGGCTGATGCAGGAATACCGCCTACGGGAGCTCTTCAAACCCAGCATGGCCGAGCTGGGGCTCTGCATCTACCAGTTCGAGTACCTCCTGCAG GAGCAGCTGCCGGAGCTGAACATCCACTTCCGCTCACAGAGCTTCCTCACCTCCATGTACGCCTCGTCCTGGTTCCTCACCCTCTTCCTCACGACCTTCCCTCTTCCGGTGGCCACGCGAGTCTTCGACATCTTCATGTACGAG GGGTTGGAGATCGTCTTCCGCGTGGGAATGGCTCTGCTGCAGTTCAACCAGGCTGAGCTCATCCAGCTTGACATGGAGGGCATGTCCCAG TACTTCCAGAAGGTGATCCCACACCAGTTCGACAGTTGTCCCGACAAACTCATCCTCAAGGCCTTCCAGGTCAAGTACAACCCTAAGAAGATGAAGAG gctggagaaggagtACGCTGCCATCAAGAACAAAGAGATGGAGGAGCAGATCGAGATCAAG CGGCTCCGCACCGAGAACCGCCTGCTCAAACAGCGCATCGAGACCCTCGAGAAG gGCCAGGTGACACGGGCGCAGGAGGCCGAGGAGAACTACATCATCAAGCGGGAACTGGCGGTGGTGAAGCAACGCTGCACGTCGGCCACCGAGAACCTGCAGCGCGCCCAGACCACCATCCGCCAGCTGCAGGACCAGCAG GGGAACCCGCGTTTCAGCGAGGAGTTTGTCACCCACCTGGAGACGGAGCTGGAGCAGTCGCGGCTGCGGGAGAGCGAGACGCTGGGCGCCCTCAAGGAGATGCAGGATAAGGTCCTCGACATGGAGAAG CGGAACAGCCTGCTGCCGGACGAGGACAACGTGGTGcggctgcaggaggagctgcaggcgCTGGCGCTGCGCGAGGCCGAGGCCGTCAAATCGCTGacggagctgcagcagcaggtgaaGGACCTCAGCGAGAGCTGGCAG GCCGGCCGGGCAGGCGGACGCTGGAAGGATTCTCCGCGCCGGAGCAACGTCAACGCTCTGCAGGAGGCCGTGGTGGCCGCGCGGCTACGGGAGGCGCAGGCCCAGGCCGAGCTGCGGGCGCTGCGCCAGCGGGTGCTGCAACTGGAGACACAG GGCCAGATCCAGCGCACGGTGCTGGGCCGGGCGGAGCAGACGTGTGCGGGGCTGCGGGAGCAGCTGCGAGTGGCGGCGGCGCAGAGCAAAGGGCTGCAGGCGCAGCTCAGCGAGAGCCACCGCAAGCACGCCGAGGCCCAGTGCAAG AGCAAGGAGGAGGTGATGGCGGTGCGGCTGCGGGAGGCCGACAGCATGGCGGCCTTGGCTGAGATGCGCCAGCGCGTCGCCGAGCTGGAGATCCAG agggaggaggggaggatcCAGGGGCAGCTCAACCACTCGGACGCCGCCCAGTACATCCGACAGCTCAAGGACCACATCGACGAGCTCAAGGCCGAG ATCCGGCTGCTGCGGGGGCCGTTGGCCTTCGGGGCGGTGGGACTGGGGACGCGCCTTGGGGACGAGGACTCGCTGGGCTCCTCCGATGAGGAGCTGCCACCCTTCGCCCTGACCCACGGGGACATCGGGGACCtcggggacatgggggacagcAGCGACAGCGAGACCGAGGGGGCACCCACGGCACCGTGA
- the EVI5L gene encoding EVI5-like protein isoform X4: MASPAVSPDSSSHEALSSVNSAPACSPTSDSENLSPDELELLAKLEEQNRLLEADSKSMRSMNGSRRNSGSSLVSSSSASSNLSHLEEDTWILWGRIVNEWDEWRKKKEKLLKELIRKGIPHHFRAIVWQLLCSATDMPVKNQYSELLKMSSPCEKLIRRDIARTYPEHEFFKGQDSLGQEVLFNVMKAYSLVDREVGYCQGSAFIVGLLLMQMPEEEAFCVFVRLMQEYRLRELFKPSMAELGLCIYQFEYLLQEQLPELNIHFRSQSFLTSMYASSWFLTLFLTTFPLPVATRVFDIFMYEGLEIVFRVGMALLQFNQAELIQLDMEGMSQYFQKVIPHQFDSCPDKLILKAFQVKYNPKKMKRLEKEYAAIKNKEMEEQIEIKGQVTRAQEAEENYIIKRELAVVKQRCTSATENLQRAQTTIRQLQDQQGNPRFSEEFVTHLETELEQSRLRESETLGALKEMQDKVLDMEKRNSLLPDEDNVVRLQEELQALALREAEAVKSLTELQQQVKDLSESWQAGRAGGRWKDSPRRSNVNALQEAVVAARLREAQAQAELRALRQRVLQLETQGQIQRTVLGRAEQTCAGLREQLRVAAAQSKGLQAQLSESHRKHAEAQCKSKEEVMAVRLREADSMAALAEMRQRVAELEIQREEGRIQGQLNHSDAAQYIRQLKDHIDELKAEIRLLRGPLAFGAVGLGTRLGDEDSLGSSDEELPPFALTHGDIGDLGDMGDSSDSETEGAPTAP; this comes from the exons ATGGCGTCACCGGCCGTCAGCCCGGATTCCTCGTCCCATGAAGCCCTCTCATCAGTCAACTCTGCGCCGGCGTGTTCGCCCACCTCCGACTCGGAGAACCTCAGCCCGGatgagctggagctgctggcgaagctggaggagcagaaCCG GCTGCTGGAGGCCGACTCCAAGTCGATGCGCTCCATGAATGGCTCGCGAAGGAACAGCGGCTCCTCCTTGGtctccagctcctcagcctcctccaacCTCAGCCACCTCGAGGAGGACACCTGGATCCTCTGGGGCCGCATCGTCAACGAGTGGGATgagtggaggaagaagaaggagaagctTCTGAAG GAGCTCATCCGCAAAGGGATCCCCCACCATTTCCGTGCCATCGtctggcagctgctctgcagtgccaCCGACATGCCCGTCAAAAACCAATACTCGGAGCTGCTCAAGATGTCCTCGCCCTGCGAGAAGCTCATCCGACGGGACATCGCCCGCACCTACCCGGAGCACGAGTTCTTCAAGGGACAggacagcctgggccaggaAGTGCTCTTCAACGTCATGAAG GCCTATTCGCTGGTGGACCGGGAGGTCGGATACTGCCAGGGTAGCGCCTTCATCGTGGGACTGCTGCTCATGCAG ATGCCCGAAGAAGAGGCCTTCTGCGTGTTCGTCAGGCTGATGCAGGAATACCGCCTACGGGAGCTCTTCAAACCCAGCATGGCCGAGCTGGGGCTCTGCATCTACCAGTTCGAGTACCTCCTGCAG GAGCAGCTGCCGGAGCTGAACATCCACTTCCGCTCACAGAGCTTCCTCACCTCCATGTACGCCTCGTCCTGGTTCCTCACCCTCTTCCTCACGACCTTCCCTCTTCCGGTGGCCACGCGAGTCTTCGACATCTTCATGTACGAG GGGTTGGAGATCGTCTTCCGCGTGGGAATGGCTCTGCTGCAGTTCAACCAGGCTGAGCTCATCCAGCTTGACATGGAGGGCATGTCCCAG TACTTCCAGAAGGTGATCCCACACCAGTTCGACAGTTGTCCCGACAAACTCATCCTCAAGGCCTTCCAGGTCAAGTACAACCCTAAGAAGATGAAGAG gctggagaaggagtACGCTGCCATCAAGAACAAAGAGATGGAGGAGCAGATCGAGATCAAG gGCCAGGTGACACGGGCGCAGGAGGCCGAGGAGAACTACATCATCAAGCGGGAACTGGCGGTGGTGAAGCAACGCTGCACGTCGGCCACCGAGAACCTGCAGCGCGCCCAGACCACCATCCGCCAGCTGCAGGACCAGCAG GGGAACCCGCGTTTCAGCGAGGAGTTTGTCACCCACCTGGAGACGGAGCTGGAGCAGTCGCGGCTGCGGGAGAGCGAGACGCTGGGCGCCCTCAAGGAGATGCAGGATAAGGTCCTCGACATGGAGAAG CGGAACAGCCTGCTGCCGGACGAGGACAACGTGGTGcggctgcaggaggagctgcaggcgCTGGCGCTGCGCGAGGCCGAGGCCGTCAAATCGCTGacggagctgcagcagcaggtgaaGGACCTCAGCGAGAGCTGGCAG GCCGGCCGGGCAGGCGGACGCTGGAAGGATTCTCCGCGCCGGAGCAACGTCAACGCTCTGCAGGAGGCCGTGGTGGCCGCGCGGCTACGGGAGGCGCAGGCCCAGGCCGAGCTGCGGGCGCTGCGCCAGCGGGTGCTGCAACTGGAGACACAG GGCCAGATCCAGCGCACGGTGCTGGGCCGGGCGGAGCAGACGTGTGCGGGGCTGCGGGAGCAGCTGCGAGTGGCGGCGGCGCAGAGCAAAGGGCTGCAGGCGCAGCTCAGCGAGAGCCACCGCAAGCACGCCGAGGCCCAGTGCAAG AGCAAGGAGGAGGTGATGGCGGTGCGGCTGCGGGAGGCCGACAGCATGGCGGCCTTGGCTGAGATGCGCCAGCGCGTCGCCGAGCTGGAGATCCAG agggaggaggggaggatcCAGGGGCAGCTCAACCACTCGGACGCCGCCCAGTACATCCGACAGCTCAAGGACCACATCGACGAGCTCAAGGCCGAG ATCCGGCTGCTGCGGGGGCCGTTGGCCTTCGGGGCGGTGGGACTGGGGACGCGCCTTGGGGACGAGGACTCGCTGGGCTCCTCCGATGAGGAGCTGCCACCCTTCGCCCTGACCCACGGGGACATCGGGGACCtcggggacatgggggacagcAGCGACAGCGAGACCGAGGGGGCACCCACGGCACCGTGA
- the EVI5L gene encoding EVI5-like protein isoform X5 yields MASPAVSPDSSSHEALSSVNSAPACSPTSDSENLSPDELELLAKLEEQNRLLEADSKSMRSMNGSRRNSGSSLVSSSSASSNLSHLEEDTWILWGRIVNEWDEWRKKKEKLLKELIRKGIPHHFRAIVWQLLCSATDMPVKNQYSELLKMSSPCEKLIRRDIARTYPEHEFFKGQDSLGQEVLFNVMKAYSLVDREVGYCQGSAFIVGLLLMQMPEEEAFCVFVRLMQEYRLRELFKPSMAELGLCIYQFEYLLQEQLPELNIHFRSQSFLTSMYASSWFLTLFLTTFPLPVATRVFDIFMYEGLEIVFRVGMALLQFNQAELIQLDMEGMSQYFQKVIPHQFDSCPDKLILKAFQVKYNPKKMKRLEKEYAAIKNKEMEEQIEIKRLRTENRLLKQRIETLEKESAALADRLIQGQVTRAQEAEENYIIKRELAVVKQRCTSATENLQRAQTTIRQLQDQQGNPRFSEEFVTHLETELEQSRLRESETLGALKEMQDKVLDMEKRNSLLPDEDNVVRLQEELQALALREAEAVKSLTELQQQVKDLSESWQAGRAGGRWKDSPRRSNVNALQEAVVAARLREAQAQAELRALRQRVLQLETQGQIQRTVLGRAEQTCAGLREQLRVAAAQSKGLQAQLSESHRKHAEAQCKSKEEVMAVRLREADSMAALAEMRQRVAELEIQIRLLRGPLAFGAVGLGTRLGDEDSLGSSDEELPPFALTHGDIGDLGDMGDSSDSETEGAPTAP; encoded by the exons ATGGCGTCACCGGCCGTCAGCCCGGATTCCTCGTCCCATGAAGCCCTCTCATCAGTCAACTCTGCGCCGGCGTGTTCGCCCACCTCCGACTCGGAGAACCTCAGCCCGGatgagctggagctgctggcgaagctggaggagcagaaCCG GCTGCTGGAGGCCGACTCCAAGTCGATGCGCTCCATGAATGGCTCGCGAAGGAACAGCGGCTCCTCCTTGGtctccagctcctcagcctcctccaacCTCAGCCACCTCGAGGAGGACACCTGGATCCTCTGGGGCCGCATCGTCAACGAGTGGGATgagtggaggaagaagaaggagaagctTCTGAAG GAGCTCATCCGCAAAGGGATCCCCCACCATTTCCGTGCCATCGtctggcagctgctctgcagtgccaCCGACATGCCCGTCAAAAACCAATACTCGGAGCTGCTCAAGATGTCCTCGCCCTGCGAGAAGCTCATCCGACGGGACATCGCCCGCACCTACCCGGAGCACGAGTTCTTCAAGGGACAggacagcctgggccaggaAGTGCTCTTCAACGTCATGAAG GCCTATTCGCTGGTGGACCGGGAGGTCGGATACTGCCAGGGTAGCGCCTTCATCGTGGGACTGCTGCTCATGCAG ATGCCCGAAGAAGAGGCCTTCTGCGTGTTCGTCAGGCTGATGCAGGAATACCGCCTACGGGAGCTCTTCAAACCCAGCATGGCCGAGCTGGGGCTCTGCATCTACCAGTTCGAGTACCTCCTGCAG GAGCAGCTGCCGGAGCTGAACATCCACTTCCGCTCACAGAGCTTCCTCACCTCCATGTACGCCTCGTCCTGGTTCCTCACCCTCTTCCTCACGACCTTCCCTCTTCCGGTGGCCACGCGAGTCTTCGACATCTTCATGTACGAG GGGTTGGAGATCGTCTTCCGCGTGGGAATGGCTCTGCTGCAGTTCAACCAGGCTGAGCTCATCCAGCTTGACATGGAGGGCATGTCCCAG TACTTCCAGAAGGTGATCCCACACCAGTTCGACAGTTGTCCCGACAAACTCATCCTCAAGGCCTTCCAGGTCAAGTACAACCCTAAGAAGATGAAGAG gctggagaaggagtACGCTGCCATCAAGAACAAAGAGATGGAGGAGCAGATCGAGATCAAG CGGCTCCGCACCGAGAACCGCCTGCTCAAACAGCGCATCGAGACCCTCGAGAAG GAGAGCGCGGCTCTCGCCGATCGCCTCATTCAG gGCCAGGTGACACGGGCGCAGGAGGCCGAGGAGAACTACATCATCAAGCGGGAACTGGCGGTGGTGAAGCAACGCTGCACGTCGGCCACCGAGAACCTGCAGCGCGCCCAGACCACCATCCGCCAGCTGCAGGACCAGCAG GGGAACCCGCGTTTCAGCGAGGAGTTTGTCACCCACCTGGAGACGGAGCTGGAGCAGTCGCGGCTGCGGGAGAGCGAGACGCTGGGCGCCCTCAAGGAGATGCAGGATAAGGTCCTCGACATGGAGAAG CGGAACAGCCTGCTGCCGGACGAGGACAACGTGGTGcggctgcaggaggagctgcaggcgCTGGCGCTGCGCGAGGCCGAGGCCGTCAAATCGCTGacggagctgcagcagcaggtgaaGGACCTCAGCGAGAGCTGGCAG GCCGGCCGGGCAGGCGGACGCTGGAAGGATTCTCCGCGCCGGAGCAACGTCAACGCTCTGCAGGAGGCCGTGGTGGCCGCGCGGCTACGGGAGGCGCAGGCCCAGGCCGAGCTGCGGGCGCTGCGCCAGCGGGTGCTGCAACTGGAGACACAG GGCCAGATCCAGCGCACGGTGCTGGGCCGGGCGGAGCAGACGTGTGCGGGGCTGCGGGAGCAGCTGCGAGTGGCGGCGGCGCAGAGCAAAGGGCTGCAGGCGCAGCTCAGCGAGAGCCACCGCAAGCACGCCGAGGCCCAGTGCAAG AGCAAGGAGGAGGTGATGGCGGTGCGGCTGCGGGAGGCCGACAGCATGGCGGCCTTGGCTGAGATGCGCCAGCGCGTCGCCGAGCTGGAGATCCAG ATCCGGCTGCTGCGGGGGCCGTTGGCCTTCGGGGCGGTGGGACTGGGGACGCGCCTTGGGGACGAGGACTCGCTGGGCTCCTCCGATGAGGAGCTGCCACCCTTCGCCCTGACCCACGGGGACATCGGGGACCtcggggacatgggggacagcAGCGACAGCGAGACCGAGGGGGCACCCACGGCACCGTGA